The window GGTGAACACTTCCAGAACAAGCAGGTATTTACGAGTCTTTCCTACCGTAAACTAGGAGAGACGTCCGTGTGCCGGAACGCTCCGATGAACCTGTGCATGACGCACCAGATTCATGCGCCGATGGAAGCGCGGCACTTGGAAGAAAGCGGGCCGAGGCTGCCGGCGAGCGTGTCTGCAGGTAAGCGGAGTCGCTGTTGGTGGATGGTGCCGCAGCCGTGCGCGGTTACTGCATCTGAACGAAGGCAGACGGTGGAATGTGTATCTGCTCTGTCAATCCGGTGCCGCTGGCGGCGGTGGATTTTTACGGTCCCGCGTCAGGAATTTCTTCCATGCCGAGAGTTCGAAAAACATGCCGAGCAGCGCAAAACCGGCTGCGTATTCCTTCGACGGCATGGCAAAGAACAGCACAGCGGCCAGCGCGAAGCAGACCGTTGCGGTGAAGTGGGGGTTTTTCATGATGGGCAGGCTCGCAAGCGTTATCGACTGCGGAGTATGCACTGCAACCTAAGGCGCATCAAGCTTGCTCACTTGCGTGGAAACTCATCCTCCGAGCGCTCACGCCTGCGCAGCGGACGATACGTACGGTTGCGCCTGGCCGGCCACACGAAGGTGGCAAACATATACACCGAGAAGCACAGCAGCGGTCCCATCACGCCCAGCACGGCCGGGTCGGGATACAGATACACCATGGTGCTGCCCGCAACGAGCTGAAACAGCACGATCACGGCCGCCAGCCTGCGCCGCCATGCCGAACGCTGGATACGCGAGCCGGCAATGGCGAAAAAAACATAGCCGGCCGCGAAGGCAAGAATACCCGCACCCATGAGCAGCAAGGTCGCGTCGCCCGCAAAAGGGTGCAGCTGCGCGGGTGGAAGCAAGGTAAATGAGGTGGCGAACAGTGCCGCCATGCCCACCAGAAAGGCGAGCACTTGTAAAAGTAACATCTGGACTCCGCATGATGCAACGGACCCCATGAGCGTCCGGCAAAATTTCACTCGGCAAAAATTGCCGAGTATTTATGAAACTTGTCGAAAGATAACACATGATGCCGTGACGCGCCAGCCGCTGGCGTTATACTGCGCGCACACACCCGATAAACCGCCGAGAAAGAAGTGACGATGATGCAAATCTGGGTCGATGCCGATGCCTGTCCGGTCGTCATCAAAGATATCCTGTACCGCGTGGCCGAGCGCCTGCAACTGAACGTGACCTTGGTCGCCAACCAGCTGATGCGGGTGCCGCCGTCGCGCTTCGTGCGCGCGGTGCAGGTGCCGTCCGGCGCCGACGTGGCCGATGCCGAAATCGTGCGCCTGCTCGCTCCCGGCGACCTGGTGGTGACGGGCGACATTCCGCTGGCCGCCGATGTGCTGATCAAGGGCGGCTTCGCGCTCAATCCGCGCGGCGAGTTCTACACCGACGACAACATCGCCCAGATGCTCACGATGCGCAAATTCATGGATGAATTGCGCGGCAGCGGCGTCGACACCGGCGGGCCTGCGCCCTTCGGCCAGGCCGACCGCCAGAACTTCGCCAACCAGCTCGACCGTCACCTGGCCCGCCACGCCAAACGCCCCTGAACCGGCGTACAATGAGCGCTCGGCCTGACAAAAAACTAAGATTACTGCAAAGGTAAGCATGACGCTCTTACGTATCCTTGGCCTGCTGTTCGCCGCGGTTGCCATGGTCGGTTTCGGCTTGTGCGGAGCGTTCGGCCTGATGATCGGTATCCAGCCCGGCGCTGAACTGGCCGACCGGTTCAACATCGGCTTTGTGCTTGGCCTTGCCGGTCTGGCCATTTGCGGCGGGCTCGCCTGGTTTCTTGGCAGCAAACTGCGTAAAGCGTTCGCATCGTCCCGCGAGTGAGCAGCCGCTCGACAACGTCGTGAACGGACCCGTTTCGTGAGGCACATATGATCATTCTGCGCACTCTTGGCCTGTTGCTTGCCTTTGCCGTCATGGTCGGTTTCGGCGCGTGTGGCTTGCTTGGGCTGGTGGTCGGCGCGAGCAAAGGATTTGAGCCAAGGATCATGGCATTAGCGCTGCTTGGCTTGGGAATTGCCGGCTGGATTGCGCAAAGGGTTAGCCGCGGGGTGAAAAGCCGTGGCGTGCCACCAAAGTCGACGCCGCCCCGGGAATGATCGTCCCGTCCTTGTCCCCCAGCGCCGCCCATGTCGTTCATCTGCTGTTCGAGTGGGCCGCCATCGCCATCGGCGTGCAGCTGTACCGGCGGCAGCGCGCGCGCAGCGGCGCCAGCGGCATTCTCAGCAACAGCGGCTACGCCGTCGTGATCGGCTGTATCCTCGGCGCCGCCATCGGCAACAAGCTGGTGTTCTGGGTCGAGTATCCCCACCTGTGGGCCGCGCATGCGGGCAATGCGGCGGTCTGGATGTCGGGGCAGTCGATTGTCGGCGGCCTGCTGGGCGGCTTGCTGGGCGTGGAAATGGCCAAGAAATTGACCGGCCAGCGCCAGTCCACCGGCGACCAGTTCGTGCTGCCGCTGATGGCGGGAATCTCCCTCGGGCGCATCGGCTGTTTTCTGGCAGGCCTGAACGACGGCACCTACGGCACGGCGACCACGCTGCCATGGGGCGTCGATTTCGGCGACGGCATCGATCGCCATCCCACCCAGCTGTACGACATTATCTTTGTGCTCGCGTGGGGCGGCCTCCTGCTGGCGCTGCGCGCGCGCTGGCACGACAAACCGGGCCTGATGTTCAAGCTGTTCTTGTCCGGCTACCTGGTCTGGCGCTTCGCCGTCGACGCCATCAAACCGCTGCGCTACGATTACGGCGCGGGGCTGGGCGGGGTGCAGCTGGTCTGCCTGACCGCGCTGCTCTGTTATCTTCCACTCCTCGCCAGGCAGCTTGGCGGGCCGGCACCACTGAAAGCGATTGAACCATGAGCCGGAAAATCCGTCCCTACCTGTTTTACGACACCACCACCTCGGTGTGTTCCACCTGCCTGCATCCGGTCGAGGCCAAGATCATCTTCAAGGGCAGCGATGTCTTCATGGACAAGTGGTGCAGCGCGCACGGCGCCGAACGCGTGCTGGTGAGCGACGATGTCGATTACTACCGCCTGTGCCGCGAAGTCTTCGTCAAGCATCCGGAGATGCCGCAGACCTTCAACACGCCGATGCAGTACGGCTGCCCTTACGATTGCGGCCTGTGTCCCGACCACATGCAGCACTCCTGCCTGTCGATTGTGGAAATCACCGACAACTGCAATCTGAACTGCCCCGTGTGTTATGCCGAAAGCGGCACCCACCGCGAGCTGCACAAGAGCTTCGAGGACGTCATCAAGATGCTCGACGCGGTGGTGGCCAACGAGGGCGAGGCGGACGTGATGCAGCTCTCGGGCGGCGAGCCGACCCTGCATCCGCGCTTCTGGGACATTCTCGACGCGGCCAAGGCGCGCCCGATCAAGCACGTGATGGTCAACACCAACGGCATCGTGCTGGCGCAGGACCCGGCGTTCGCGCAGCGCCTGGCCACCTACGCGCCCGGGATCGAGGTGTACCTGCAGTTCGATTCCCTGCGCGGCGCGGTGCACAAGGCGCTGCGCGGCGCCGACCTGACCCGCATCCGCGCGCAAGCGCTGGCCAACCTGAACGCGGCGGGCGTGTCGACCACGCTGGTGGTGACGCTGAAAAAGGGTTTGAACGACGACGAAATCGGCGCCATCATCGACTTTGCGCTGACCCAGCCCTGCGTGCGCGGCGTGACCCTGCAGCCGATCCAGGATGCCGGCCGGGTAGAGCAGTACGACCCGCGCGTGCACCGCCTGACGGTGTCCGAAGTGCGGCGCAAGATCGCCGAACAGACATCCTTGTTCACCTTGCAGGATATCGTTCCGGTGCCCTGCAATCCTGACACGCTGGCCATGGCGTATGCGCTCAAGACGGCCGACCAGGTGGTGCCGCTGACGCGCTACCTCGATCCGCAAACGCTGGTCGAAGGCAGCAGCAATACCATCGTGTTCGAGCGCGACGAGACGCTGAAAAAGAGCATGAAGGAGCACGTCTTCAAACTGTTCTCGACCAATCACTCTCCCGAGTCGCAGGCCAACTGTCTGTCCGAGTTGATGTGCTGCCTGCCGCTGATCGACGCGCCCGCGGGTCTGCGCTACGACAATGTCTTTCGGGTGCTGATCGTGCAGTTCATGGACGCGTATTCGCTCGACGTGCGCGCGCTGAAAAAATCATGCATCCATTTCGCGCTGCCGGACGGGAAGATGATCCCGTTCGAGAGCTACAACTTGCTCTACCGCGGCGGCGAGCAGCTGGCCGAGATCCGCGCCAGCATCGCGCAGCAGACCGCGCAGCGCAAAGGTTCGCGCGAGGTCATCCCGATCGGCGCGCAGTAGGGTCAGCGCGGCGCGCGCTTGCTTGCAATGACTTCGCCGATGGTATGCGCGCCGGGTGAGTACAGCGCCAGCCCGGCGCCGGCAACGGCCATGGTCACCGCAGCGGCCAGGAACGCCCAGCCGGTGCGCCGGATGGCCGGCTCGATCCAGTGAGCCCGGTCCAGGCCCCGCAGGCGGCGATATAGGCTGGCCGAGAGCAGCCCGTCGAGCAGCAGCTCGGCGAACAGCAGCGGCGCCGAGGACACCAGCGAGAACATCATGAAGATCGCTGCCCCGAGGGCGGCGCAGATGGCCGCGAGCAGCGCCAGCGGAATGAGCAGTTCTTCGGCGCTGCCGACCGCTTCGAGCGCTGTGTCGCTCACGTCCGACATCACCCCGCCGCCGGGCGGCTCAAAATCGGCGCTCGCGCCACCGCCGTCGAAGCTGCCGCCCTTGCCGCTGCAAGCGACGTCGGAGCCGCGCCCGGACGGCGCCAGGTCGGGCAGGCCGCCGTCGCCGATGTCGCCGCCCCGCGAGCGCAGCCAGATCCACAGCAGAAAAAGGAAGGCGAGATAGGCGACGGCAATCGATGCCGGATAACGCAGCCACATGGTCTGCAGCCCGGCCAGCAGCAGGAGGAAGGATGCGAGAAAGCCCGCCGCGCCGGTCAGCGTGACCAGCAGGAGCATCTGCAAGCGTGGATAGCTGTCGCGTTCGAGCTTGCCGCGCAGGCGCTCGACGTCGCGCTCGCGCTGCGATACGGCGGGACGTCGTCTCATGGGGTGATCACGCAGGGCCGGCGCGCCGCGCGCCTAGTGTTCGGCCTTGTGGCATACGGCTTCGATGTTGTGGCCATCGGGACCGATGACGAAGGCGCCGTAATAGTCCGGATGGTAGTGCGCGCGGATGCCGGGCGCGCCGTTATCCTTCGCGCCGGCGTCGAGCGCGGCGGCGTAAAATTGGCGTACCTGTTCGCGGCTGTCGGCCACGAAAGCCACGTGCATCTGGCCCTGGACCGTGCCGCCCTGGCCGAACCAGAACTCGGGCTTGCCGTTTTTACCCAGCCCGGCCCAGCCTTTTACTTCGGTAACCAAAGAGATGCCCAGCGGCGCGAGCGCCTTGCCGAAAAAAGTTTTGCTCTGTTCGTAGTCGCTTACTGCAAAGCCAAGATGGTCGATGATCATGTCAGGTCCGATGAAGAGTTAACGTGATGAAAGTGTCGCCATGTGTGTCATGGCAACCTTGCGCTTTGAATAATATCAGGATTGACGACCAGCACCAATGCCGGTCGATGCCGCGCACTACAGGCAGTAGAAAAAGTTATTCTTCGCGCACCCAGACTTGGGAACGGCCGAACATCGGCATGCCGACGTAGCCGCGCACGTTGAGCTTCTTGCCGCCTTCGACGACTTTCAGCTTGCTCTTGTAGACCTTGCCGTTGTCCGGGTCGAGGATCTGGCCGCCGGTATATTCGTCGCCCTCTTTTTTCAGTCCCGACATGAACGTCAGGCCGAGGACCGGCTGGTCCTTGTTGACGCCCTCGCACTTGGTGCACTTGGGATTCTGGTCCGTGCCCTCGGGGCGGAACAGTTTTTCGAGCTTGCCCTGGATTTCGCCGTTGTTCTCGCTGATGCGGATCAGCGCCTTCGGCTTGCCGGTGACGTCATCGATGTTTTTCCACAGGCCGACCGGGGACGCTGATTCCTGCGCCGAAACCAGTGCCGGCGCCGTGGCCAGCATCGCGGCGATCAGGGTTGCTGTTGTAAGTGCTTTCATGGGTGTCTCCAGTATTGTTAGTTTGTCCAGCGTTGCTAGTGTAGCAAACTGGCTTTGCACTGGAGCCACAACTTTGTATCAGCCTGTGAGGGCTTTTACCGGGGCCGGGCACGGCGCGCACCGTCCCCGGATGAGGCAGCCCCGGGACCGGGGGCCACCCGCGGCACTCAGGGTGCCGTGATGATTGCGACGATCTCGTTGCGGGTGCCGGCCACCAGCGTGCCAGTGGCGCTCTGTTCTTCGGTGCGGATCCAGCCGAAGCCTTTCGCCATCCACCCCACGGCAAGCTGGCCCTGGACATCGGACGCCCCGGTTATTTTGCAGGTATTGGCAAAGATCCGGCCCGCCACGGTGATGGTCTCGAATCCGGCAAACGTAAATTCATCGCTGACGGCCTTGACTTCGGTGGTGAGCGAGTTGGCCCTGGTCACCGTCTCGGTGTAGTGCGATACGATGGCCTGGCCCGGGACTTTGTTCAAGACCAGGGCCGCCTCTTTGGAATAGACGTATTTGTCCTCGTACACACCGGCTTCATTGTGCTGGGTCAGTCCCAGCGGCGTGAAGACCTTGCCGTCGAACGCATTGTAGACTGCGGCCAGGCGCGTGCCGTTCTCGCGCAGATAGACGTCGGCATACGCCATCACGCCTTCAAACATCTCCTGGACGATCACATGGGTGTACTTGTCGGTCGTCGTGAATTTCACGCCCGGCGTGCGCTCGTAGCAGTCGGCGAAGGCGGGTGCCGCCGGCACCACCACGGGCTTGGCCGGCGCGGTATTGTTATCGGACGAGCCGCCACCGCAGCCGGCAACGAGGACGCAGGACAGGGCGATGCCCCAGGCTGAATGTTTCATGTAATACCTTCTTCTTAAAAAAATCGTTGTGCGCGGCGAGTCCGTGGAAATCCATCGTGACAACGCCGCTGGCCCGGCAGACGGTGTTTGCCGCCTGTGTGGACCGTTGAATGTAAGCAGCCAGCGGCCCCACCTTCCATAAGCGCTTAGGCCTGTGTAGAGTTTGCGAACGGTAGCAGCGAGTCGATCCTGCTGTTCGGGCAGGTTGGAAGTTTTTCAAGTGTGTCGGCTAGCCAGCGCGCAGGATCGAGTCCATTCAGTTTGGCGGTCGCGAACAGGCTTTGGATGGCAGCGGCGCGGCGGCCGGCCCGTTCCGACCCGGCAAACAGCCAGTTCTTCTTGCCGATAGCGATCGGCCGTATCGCGTTCTCGACCGGGTTGTTATCGATGGGCAGGCTGCCCGAACTGGCGTAGCGCTGCAGCGCTGGCCAGCGTTTGAGGGCATGTTCAATGGCCTTGGCAGTGCCGCTGCCGGCGGCGACGCTGCGCTGCGTAGTCAGTAACCAGGTATGCATCTCGGCCAAGGCCGGGATGGCATGCTGCTCGCGCAAGGCGAGGCGCTGCGACGACGTCATGCCTTTTGTCTGCTGCTCGATGGCGTACAGCTGGGCGATACGGCGCAACGCTTCCTCAGCCACCGGACTGCCGCTGGCGGCGTGCACGTCGAAGAACTTGCGGCGGATGTGGGCCAGGCATGCGAGTTCGGTCGGACCCGTGGCAAACATTGCCTTGTAGCCGGCGTAGTCGTCGACCATCAGGTGACCGCGCCAGTCCTGCAGGAAGGCGCGCGCATGCGCGCCAGCACGACTCGTCCGGTAGTCAAACACGACCACTGACGGCCCGTCGTCGAGCGCGTTCGAACGGTAGGCCCACAGATAGGCGTGCTTGGTCTTGCCGCTGCCGGGATCAAGCTGGCGTACTGGTGTTTCGTCAGCATGCAGGCAACTTCGCTCCCTGAGCAGTTCGGCCAGCCGGTCGGCCAGCGGCTGCAGGGCCACGCCGATGCGGCCGATCCATTCGCCCAGCGTAGAGCGTGCCAGCGGCACGCCCTGGCGCGCGGCGATCTGTTCGATCCGGTATAGCGGCAGATGGTCCAAGTACTTGCAGACGGCGATCCACGCCAGCAGACCGACTGCAGCCAGGCCGCCGTCGATGACGGCCGATGGGATTGGCGCTGCCGTCACCGTTTCGCAAGGCCTGCAGGCGTACTGCGGCCTGATATGGCGATGCACGAAGA of the Massilia violaceinigra genome contains:
- a CDS encoding prolipoprotein diacylglyceryl transferase, whose amino-acid sequence is MIVPSLSPSAAHVVHLLFEWAAIAIGVQLYRRQRARSGASGILSNSGYAVVIGCILGAAIGNKLVFWVEYPHLWAAHAGNAAVWMSGQSIVGGLLGGLLGVEMAKKLTGQRQSTGDQFVLPLMAGISLGRIGCFLAGLNDGTYGTATTLPWGVDFGDGIDRHPTQLYDIIFVLAWGGLLLALRARWHDKPGLMFKLFLSGYLVWRFAVDAIKPLRYDYGAGLGGVQLVCLTALLCYLPLLARQLGGPAPLKAIEP
- a CDS encoding DUF2147 domain-containing protein; protein product: MKALTTATLIAAMLATAPALVSAQESASPVGLWKNIDDVTGKPKALIRISENNGEIQGKLEKLFRPEGTDQNPKCTKCEGVNKDQPVLGLTFMSGLKKEGDEYTGGQILDPDNGKVYKSKLKVVEGGKKLNVRGYVGMPMFGRSQVWVREE
- the tnpC gene encoding IS66 family transposase — encoded protein: MDLLNELALTNIDPAMLAQVRALFEQQRAKLAENDFKIKALTFELAYYKRVRFGKASEALVGEQRMLFDETVDMDLAAIDEELHSQAPTKQARKRAGRQPLPPELPRIEHRHEPESCQCGQCGAGLVKIGEDVSEQLDVEPARFFVHRHIRPQYACRPCETVTAAPIPSAVIDGGLAAVGLLAWIAVCKYLDHLPLYRIEQIAARQGVPLARSTLGEWIGRIGVALQPLADRLAELLRERSCLHADETPVRQLDPGSGKTKHAYLWAYRSNALDDGPSVVVFDYRTSRAGAHARAFLQDWRGHLMVDDYAGYKAMFATGPTELACLAHIRRKFFDVHAASGSPVAEEALRRIAQLYAIEQQTKGMTSSQRLALREQHAIPALAEMHTWLLTTQRSVAAGSGTAKAIEHALKRWPALQRYASSGSLPIDNNPVENAIRPIAIGKKNWLFAGSERAGRRAAAIQSLFATAKLNGLDPARWLADTLEKLPTCPNSRIDSLLPFANSTQA
- a CDS encoding YaiI/YqxD family protein, which codes for MQIWVDADACPVVIKDILYRVAERLQLNVTLVANQLMRVPPSRFVRAVQVPSGADVADAEIVRLLAPGDLVVTGDIPLAADVLIKGGFALNPRGEFYTDDNIAQMLTMRKFMDELRGSGVDTGGPAPFGQADRQNFANQLDRHLARHAKRP
- a CDS encoding VOC family protein — encoded protein: MIIDHLGFAVSDYEQSKTFFGKALAPLGISLVTEVKGWAGLGKNGKPEFWFGQGGTVQGQMHVAFVADSREQVRQFYAAALDAGAKDNGAPGIRAHYHPDYYGAFVIGPDGHNIEAVCHKAEH
- a CDS encoding radical SAM protein, producing the protein MSRKIRPYLFYDTTTSVCSTCLHPVEAKIIFKGSDVFMDKWCSAHGAERVLVSDDVDYYRLCREVFVKHPEMPQTFNTPMQYGCPYDCGLCPDHMQHSCLSIVEITDNCNLNCPVCYAESGTHRELHKSFEDVIKMLDAVVANEGEADVMQLSGGEPTLHPRFWDILDAAKARPIKHVMVNTNGIVLAQDPAFAQRLATYAPGIEVYLQFDSLRGAVHKALRGADLTRIRAQALANLNAAGVSTTLVVTLKKGLNDDEIGAIIDFALTQPCVRGVTLQPIQDAGRVEQYDPRVHRLTVSEVRRKIAEQTSLFTLQDIVPVPCNPDTLAMAYALKTADQVVPLTRYLDPQTLVEGSSNTIVFERDETLKKSMKEHVFKLFSTNHSPESQANCLSELMCCLPLIDAPAGLRYDNVFRVLIVQFMDAYSLDVRALKKSCIHFALPDGKMIPFESYNLLYRGGEQLAEIRASIAQQTAQRKGSREVIPIGAQ